A genomic region of Micromonospora sp. NBC_01796 contains the following coding sequences:
- a CDS encoding DinB family protein: MNIDWNRELLDQLDWHWRNQLRPRLDGLSDPEYLWEPVAGCWSVRRRGESRTAQAFGTGEHLLDFAYPEPDPAPVTTIAWRLGHVIASVLGTRVASHFGGPQVGYDSFAYAGTAKEALQQLDEAYARWVAGVRGLGEAGLARPCGPAEGPFAEYPLATLVLHINREMLHHGAEIALLRDLYRAGPGRGPAPGSDRLDAGSGPAPESA; this comes from the coding sequence ATGAACATCGACTGGAACCGCGAACTGCTGGACCAGCTCGACTGGCACTGGCGCAACCAGCTCCGGCCCCGGCTCGACGGCCTCAGCGACCCCGAATATCTCTGGGAACCGGTGGCCGGTTGCTGGAGTGTCCGTCGACGAGGCGAGAGCCGTACGGCGCAGGCGTTCGGCACGGGCGAGCATCTCCTCGACTTCGCCTATCCCGAGCCCGACCCGGCGCCGGTCACCACGATCGCCTGGCGACTGGGGCACGTGATCGCAAGCGTGCTCGGTACCCGTGTCGCCTCGCATTTCGGGGGCCCTCAGGTGGGCTACGACTCGTTTGCGTACGCGGGCACGGCAAAGGAGGCGCTCCAGCAACTCGACGAGGCGTACGCCCGCTGGGTGGCCGGGGTACGGGGGTTGGGCGAAGCGGGTCTGGCCCGGCCGTGCGGTCCCGCCGAGGGACCGTTCGCCGAGTACCCGCTCGCCACGCTCGTGCTGCACATCAACCGCGAGATGCTCCACCACGGAGCGGAGATCGCGCTGCTGCGCGACCTCTACCGGGCCGGGCCGGGGCGGGGGCCGGCACCGGGATCGGATCGACTGGACGCCGGATCGGGGCCGGCACCGGAATCGGCTTGA
- a CDS encoding ATP-dependent Clp protease proteolytic subunit, with the protein MRAEAQASFGDQVYDRLLQERIIFLGTEVDDDSANRISAQILLLSAADPGRDIKLYINSPGGSISAGMAVYDTMQFVPNDVATIALGLAGSMAQFLLCAGTAGKRYALPHAQVMMHQLSGGIGGTAADIAIQAENMLHVKRTTHELLARHTGRTVEEITRDSDRDRWFTAEQAKSYGMIDHVIARAGQIPDPAPAPA; encoded by the coding sequence ATGCGCGCCGAGGCGCAGGCCTCGTTCGGCGATCAGGTCTACGACCGGTTGCTGCAGGAACGGATCATCTTCCTCGGTACTGAGGTCGACGACGACTCCGCGAACCGGATCAGCGCGCAGATACTGCTGCTGTCGGCCGCTGACCCGGGGCGGGACATCAAGCTCTACATCAACTCGCCGGGCGGCTCGATCAGCGCCGGCATGGCGGTCTACGACACGATGCAGTTCGTTCCGAACGACGTCGCCACGATCGCCCTGGGGCTGGCCGGTTCGATGGCACAGTTCCTGCTCTGCGCCGGCACCGCCGGTAAGCGCTACGCCCTGCCGCACGCGCAGGTGATGATGCACCAGCTCTCCGGCGGTATCGGTGGCACCGCCGCCGACATCGCCATCCAGGCGGAGAACATGCTCCACGTCAAGCGGACCACGCACGAGCTGCTGGCCCGGCACACCGGCCGCACCGTCGAGGAGATCACCCGTGACTCCGACCGGGACCGTTGGTTCACGGCCGAGCAGGCGAAGTCGTACGGGATGATCGATCACGTGATCGCCCGAGCCGGCCAGATTCCGGACCCGGCGCCGGCGCCGGCCTGA
- a CDS encoding helix-turn-helix domain-containing protein, giving the protein MRIGPEQTVPSASTGPAPRRVVRVPASRVAATVGSPPAATGPTPPPLLRRLIGSVLRRVRLRQGRTLRDVARMAGVSVPYLSEVERGRKEPSSEVLAAICRALGLHLADLLEQVRDDLSRIEPARPVGPPRAGAPSSGGPAREISCAVSGSPDSRNRSLRPRRRGRLHESVIRASTSPAGRAGGGIYERAQGVDARRGAGLVRRSGLRPVAAGTDHLPRY; this is encoded by the coding sequence ATGAGGATCGGCCCGGAGCAGACCGTCCCGTCCGCCAGCACCGGCCCGGCCCCGCGCCGGGTGGTGCGGGTCCCGGCCAGCCGCGTCGCGGCCACGGTCGGGTCCCCGCCGGCCGCCACCGGTCCCACGCCGCCCCCGCTGCTGCGCCGCCTGATCGGCTCCGTGCTGCGCCGGGTACGGCTGCGCCAGGGACGGACCCTGCGCGACGTCGCCCGGATGGCGGGCGTCTCGGTGCCGTACCTCTCCGAGGTCGAGCGGGGCCGCAAGGAGCCCTCCTCCGAGGTGCTGGCCGCGATCTGCCGCGCCCTCGGGCTGCACCTCGCCGACCTGCTCGAACAGGTACGCGACGATCTGTCCCGGATCGAGCCCGCCCGCCCCGTCGGTCCGCCGCGTGCCGGGGCGCCGTCGTCCGGCGGCCCGGCACGCGAGATCTCTTGCGCTGTCAGCGGATCTCCCGACAGCAGAAACCGTTCCCTGCGCCCCCGCCGCCGAGGGAGGCTGCACGAGTCGGTTATCCGGGCGAGCACCTCGCCCGCCGGCCGGGCAGGAGGCGGGATCTATGAACGGGCACAGGGTGTGGATGCGCGCCGAGGCGCAGGCCTCGTTCGGCGATCAGGTCTACGACCGGTTGCTGCAGGAACGGATCATCTTCCTCGGTACTGA
- a CDS encoding phosphatase PAP2 family protein produces MSAVKDILRRPGGQFTERSLAGLVFIVGTGAGFALLLTLVRVEWGPLRRIDSGVAAWFNELVSAHHPLVTVLRAITDLGGRPIMVWLVTVAVVGLLIRRQGRLAGYLLVTGAGALALDPSLKALVGRLRPVVDVPVAAGVGNSFPSGHALGSLVAYGALLLVFLPAIRPRWRRPAIAFVAVLVFAIGLTRIALGVHFVTDVLGGWLLGLAWLVVTGYAFRLWRRERGRPVPELTEGLEPEARQDLRPAPAEERMLPHPWAGTAELVTGWVLVFAALYGFGMLVSYYADGTFVAWLDTEVPRWFEEHRTATLDSVSYGWSKAGDTHAILLVSLIFCPLILAVWRRWRPVLFVVLTMFGELSLFLTTARAVDRPRPAVENLDGQMPTASFPSGHIAATMCLYAAIAILVMPRTDRWWRWLTVVAAVVMPLGVALSRIYRGMHHPSDFAGAILLTVLWVGLLYLVVRPNADLEQDDPASKPEPAVLDRVAA; encoded by the coding sequence GTGAGCGCGGTCAAGGACATACTGCGGCGACCGGGCGGCCAGTTCACCGAACGGAGCCTGGCCGGCCTCGTGTTCATCGTCGGCACCGGGGCGGGATTCGCCCTGCTGCTGACCCTGGTCCGGGTCGAGTGGGGACCGTTGCGCCGGATCGACAGCGGCGTGGCGGCCTGGTTCAACGAGCTGGTCTCCGCGCACCACCCGCTGGTCACGGTGCTCCGGGCGATCACCGACCTGGGCGGTCGACCGATCATGGTCTGGCTGGTCACGGTCGCGGTGGTCGGGCTGCTGATCCGCCGGCAGGGCCGGTTGGCCGGCTACCTCCTGGTCACCGGGGCCGGTGCGCTGGCCCTGGACCCGTCGCTCAAGGCACTGGTCGGGCGCCTGCGGCCGGTGGTCGACGTACCGGTGGCGGCGGGAGTGGGCAACAGCTTCCCCAGCGGACACGCGCTCGGTTCGCTGGTCGCGTACGGGGCCCTGCTGCTGGTGTTCCTGCCGGCCATCCGGCCCCGGTGGCGGCGCCCGGCGATCGCGTTCGTGGCCGTACTGGTGTTCGCCATCGGGCTGACCCGGATCGCGCTCGGGGTGCACTTCGTCACCGACGTACTCGGTGGTTGGCTGCTCGGGCTGGCCTGGCTGGTCGTCACCGGGTACGCCTTCCGGCTCTGGCGGCGCGAGCGGGGCCGCCCGGTCCCGGAGCTCACCGAGGGGCTGGAACCGGAGGCCCGGCAGGACCTGCGGCCGGCGCCCGCCGAGGAACGGATGCTGCCGCACCCCTGGGCCGGCACCGCCGAGCTGGTGACCGGGTGGGTGCTGGTGTTCGCCGCCCTGTACGGCTTCGGCATGCTGGTCAGCTACTACGCCGACGGCACGTTCGTGGCGTGGCTGGACACCGAGGTGCCGCGCTGGTTCGAGGAACACCGTACGGCCACTCTCGACTCGGTCAGCTACGGCTGGAGCAAGGCCGGGGACACGCACGCCATCCTCCTCGTCTCGTTGATCTTCTGTCCGCTGATCCTCGCCGTCTGGCGCCGCTGGCGACCGGTGCTGTTCGTCGTGCTGACCATGTTCGGGGAGCTGTCGCTCTTCCTGACCACCGCCCGGGCGGTCGACCGGCCCCGTCCCGCCGTGGAGAACCTCGACGGCCAGATGCCGACCGCGTCGTTCCCGTCCGGGCACATCGCCGCCACCATGTGCCTCTACGCGGCGATCGCGATACTCGTGATGCCGCGTACGGACCGGTGGTGGCGCTGGCTGACCGTGGTCGCCGCGGTGGTCATGCCGCTCGGCGTCGCGCTCTCCCGGATCTACCGGGGCATGCACCACCCGAGCGACTTCGCCGGTGCCATCCTGCTCACCGTGCTCTGGGTCGGCCTGCTCTACCTGGTGGTACGCCCGAACGCGGACCTCGAACAGGACGACCCGGCGAGCAAGCCGGAACCCGCGGTGCTGGATAGAGTGGCGGCATGA
- a CDS encoding YihY/virulence factor BrkB family protein, which produces MSSTRIVPETRLMADDQLSADDAWHTLRRYGGWHLLRDAFIRFRYGDGFSHSRATALQLCLAVVPFLIALTGLISDLGVEDGGRVVADTVVALTPGQSDAMVEELLVDTERTEDAGELALALGLITGLFALTTTMAQVERGANRIYGVERDRPALRKYFRAVLLALGAGVPALFGFLILVGGGPLGDSVQRYYAWGEVAHTTWNVLRWPLSLGLTVFAVAVLFRYAPRRHQPSVSWLLFGATLATALWWLASVLLATYVSLSDGFGETYGALAGMMALLLWANLTGIALLGGLAFSAQLEALRIGVPEPAEPDRWQPRTDRTVPVARTGEHDATADDRTDPAPHSP; this is translated from the coding sequence GTGAGTAGCACCCGCATCGTTCCGGAGACCCGGCTGATGGCGGACGACCAACTCTCCGCCGACGACGCCTGGCACACCCTGCGCCGGTACGGCGGCTGGCACCTGCTCCGGGACGCGTTCATCCGGTTCCGGTACGGCGACGGCTTCAGCCACTCCCGGGCCACCGCCCTGCAACTCTGCCTGGCGGTGGTCCCGTTCCTGATCGCGCTCACCGGCCTGATCAGCGACCTCGGGGTGGAGGACGGCGGGCGGGTGGTCGCCGACACCGTGGTCGCCCTCACGCCCGGCCAGAGTGACGCCATGGTCGAGGAGTTGCTGGTCGACACCGAGCGGACCGAGGACGCCGGTGAACTCGCCCTGGCCCTCGGTCTGATCACCGGACTGTTCGCCCTGACCACCACGATGGCGCAGGTCGAGCGGGGCGCGAACCGGATCTACGGGGTGGAGCGGGACCGGCCAGCGCTCCGCAAGTACTTCCGTGCGGTCCTGCTGGCGCTCGGTGCCGGCGTACCGGCGCTGTTCGGGTTCCTCATCCTGGTCGGCGGCGGACCGCTCGGCGACTCGGTGCAGCGCTACTACGCCTGGGGCGAGGTCGCGCACACGACCTGGAACGTGCTCCGCTGGCCGTTGAGCCTCGGCCTGACCGTCTTCGCCGTCGCGGTGCTGTTCCGGTACGCCCCGCGCCGCCACCAGCCGAGCGTGTCCTGGCTGCTGTTCGGCGCCACCCTGGCCACCGCCCTCTGGTGGCTGGCGAGCGTCCTGCTGGCCACGTACGTGAGTCTCAGCGACGGGTTCGGGGAGACGTACGGGGCTCTCGCCGGCATGATGGCGCTGCTGCTCTGGGCCAACCTCACCGGGATAGCGCTCCTCGGCGGGCTGGCCTTCAGCGCCCAACTGGAGGCACTGCGGATCGGGGTTCCGGAGCCGGCCGAGCCGGACCGCTGGCAGCCCCGTACGGACCGGACCGTGCCGGTCGCGCGTACGGGCGAACACGACGCCACCGCCGACGACCGAACCGACCCGGCACCGCATTCACCCTGA
- a CDS encoding diacylglycerol/lipid kinase family protein: MVNPTKVDAAQLRTTVTGALADAGWPEPLWYETTVEDPGRGQAQRAVEAGVEVVFVCGGDGTILSCVNALAGTEVAMAVLPVGTGNLLAANLGLSGDVAAGIEVAIERGRRLLDVGVVDNQVFTVMAGMGFDAQMLAATSETTKARIGWPAYLVGAVRHLRDRPMRVSIRIDNKPPLRRRARTVLVANVGRLQGGVRLLADAEPDDGYLDVAILTPRTIGQWAQLLWGVINRHKRVPRMEVFRCQRVQITSNRRQPRQLDGDLITPDKALRAHIRPKALWLCVPRPAEAPDLAVDAESVTERGARRVERVHGE; encoded by the coding sequence GTGGTGAACCCGACCAAGGTCGACGCCGCACAGTTGCGCACCACCGTCACCGGCGCGCTCGCCGACGCCGGCTGGCCCGAACCGCTCTGGTACGAGACCACGGTGGAGGACCCCGGCCGGGGACAGGCCCAGCGGGCGGTCGAGGCCGGGGTCGAGGTGGTCTTCGTCTGCGGTGGCGACGGCACCATCCTGTCCTGCGTGAACGCGCTGGCCGGCACCGAAGTCGCGATGGCGGTGCTGCCGGTGGGCACCGGTAACCTGCTCGCCGCGAACCTCGGGCTCTCCGGCGACGTGGCCGCCGGCATCGAGGTGGCGATCGAGCGGGGCCGCCGGCTGCTCGACGTCGGCGTGGTCGACAACCAGGTCTTCACCGTGATGGCCGGCATGGGCTTCGACGCGCAGATGCTCGCCGCCACCTCCGAGACGACCAAGGCCCGGATCGGCTGGCCGGCGTACCTGGTCGGGGCCGTACGCCACCTGCGCGACCGGCCGATGCGGGTGTCCATCCGGATCGACAACAAGCCACCGCTGCGCCGGCGGGCCCGGACCGTGCTGGTGGCCAACGTCGGGCGCCTCCAGGGCGGCGTACGCCTGCTGGCCGACGCCGAACCCGACGACGGCTACCTCGACGTCGCCATCCTCACCCCGCGCACGATCGGGCAGTGGGCCCAACTGCTCTGGGGAGTGATCAACCGGCACAAGCGGGTGCCCCGGATGGAGGTCTTCCGCTGCCAACGGGTGCAGATCACCAGCAACCGCCGGCAACCGAGGCAGCTCGACGGCGACCTGATCACACCCGACAAGGCGCTGCGGGCGCACATCCGGCCCAAGGCGCTCTGGTTGTGCGTACCGCGACCGGCCGAGGCGCCGGACCTGGCGGTGGACGCCGAGTCGGTGACCGAGCGGGGGGCGCGCCGGGTGGAACGAGTCCACGGTGAGTAG
- a CDS encoding S1 family peptidase: MQHRSSSVAAAILLAAGMLATLPQAASAKPTSEAAPAVSAEILSAMQRDLGLTAGQVQARLAADDRAAKAEESLRGTLGGSFGGAWLADGSQVVVAVTDAASAERVRAAGAQPKVVARSESALTAIKDTLDAKGTAAPKAVTGWYVDVTSNTVVVEATADGLAAASTFAATSGAPAGSVRIAVAAEAPKTLYDIRGGDAYYIGGGRCSIGFSVNGGFVSAGHCGTTGSAVQGSNRVAAGSFAGSSFPGNDYSFIRTNSNWVPRGVVNRYSGSTTVAVRGSTESAVGASICRSGSTTGWRCGTVQAKNQTVRYSQGSVGGLTRTNACAEPGDSGGSWLSGNQAQGVTSGGSGNCSSGGTTYFQPVREILSAYGLSLVLG, from the coding sequence ATGCAGCACAGATCCTCGTCTGTCGCAGCGGCAATCCTGCTCGCGGCCGGCATGCTGGCCACGCTGCCGCAAGCGGCCTCGGCCAAGCCCACCAGCGAGGCGGCACCGGCCGTCTCCGCGGAGATCCTCAGCGCGATGCAGCGCGACCTCGGCCTCACCGCCGGCCAGGTGCAGGCGCGGCTCGCCGCTGACGACCGGGCCGCCAAGGCCGAGGAGTCGCTGCGCGGCACCCTCGGCGGCAGCTTCGGCGGCGCCTGGCTCGCCGACGGCAGCCAGGTTGTCGTCGCGGTCACCGACGCCGCGTCCGCCGAGCGGGTACGCGCCGCCGGTGCGCAGCCGAAGGTCGTCGCCCGCAGCGAGTCGGCCCTGACGGCGATCAAGGACACCCTCGACGCGAAGGGCACCGCCGCGCCGAAGGCCGTCACCGGCTGGTACGTCGACGTCACCAGCAACACCGTGGTCGTCGAGGCCACCGCGGACGGTCTCGCGGCAGCCAGCACCTTCGCCGCCACCAGCGGTGCGCCGGCCGGCTCGGTCCGGATCGCCGTCGCGGCCGAGGCCCCGAAGACGCTCTACGACATCCGGGGCGGGGACGCGTACTACATCGGCGGCGGGCGCTGCTCGATCGGCTTCTCGGTGAACGGCGGCTTCGTCTCGGCCGGACACTGCGGCACCACCGGCTCGGCCGTCCAGGGTTCGAACCGGGTCGCCGCGGGCAGCTTCGCCGGCTCCTCGTTCCCCGGCAACGACTACTCGTTCATCCGGACCAACTCCAACTGGGTCCCGCGCGGTGTGGTGAACCGGTACAGCGGCAGCACCACGGTGGCCGTACGCGGCTCGACCGAGTCGGCCGTCGGCGCCTCCATCTGCCGGTCGGGCTCCACCACCGGGTGGCGCTGCGGCACCGTCCAGGCGAAGAACCAGACCGTGCGCTACTCGCAGGGTTCGGTCGGCGGCCTGACCCGTACCAACGCCTGCGCCGAGCCGGGTGACTCGGGCGGCTCGTGGCTCAGCGGCAACCAGGCCCAGGGGGTCACCTCCGGTGGCTCGGGCAACTGCTCCAGCGGCGGCACGACCTACTTCCAGCCGGTCCGGGAGATCCTCTCCGCGTACGGGCTGAGCCTCGTGCTCGGCTAA
- a CDS encoding VOC family protein — MASVKQFQVTFDCAEPERVARFWCEVLGYVVPPPPEGFATWDDFDRSLPPERQGSAFACVDPSGVGPRLYFQRVPEGKVVKNRVHLDVRVGTGLVGEERLAALEAECARLIPLGAVRVRLLTADGDNESCLVMQDVEGNEFCLD; from the coding sequence ATGGCATCGGTCAAGCAGTTCCAGGTCACCTTCGACTGTGCAGAACCCGAGCGCGTCGCCCGTTTCTGGTGCGAGGTGTTGGGGTACGTCGTACCGCCGCCGCCGGAGGGGTTCGCCACCTGGGACGACTTCGATCGCTCCCTGCCGCCCGAGCGGCAGGGCTCGGCGTTCGCCTGCGTCGACCCCTCGGGGGTGGGCCCGCGGCTGTACTTCCAGCGCGTACCCGAAGGCAAGGTCGTCAAGAATCGGGTGCATCTCGACGTCCGGGTCGGCACCGGGCTCGTGGGGGAGGAACGCCTGGCCGCACTCGAGGCCGAGTGCGCACGACTGATCCCGCTCGGCGCGGTACGCGTACGACTACTGACCGCCGACGGCGACAACGAGTCGTGCCTCGTGATGCAGGACGTCGAGGGCAACGAGTTCTGCCTCGACTGA
- a CDS encoding universal stress protein, with product MSLPANAPVVVGVDDSVQGMTAVRLAAHEAAAHQRTLRIVHAFNWVADPSTPLEGELRGPAERLLNEAAHAATEAEPELRLSCALIEGPALTTLLRESGSAAMMVLGDGGLSGQTAVPIDALSVQVAARAGCSVLVVRESSPPPGPVLVGIDCGAGTTNALGFAFDSASWRDTELVALRIWEADDPSEEPDPSVAEELDGALEPWRQKYPDVRVVPRVRSGDSKQILLGESHAAEVVVVSMRGEQPSRSMLGALSQTLLYHSPAPVVIVRTAHELYVQA from the coding sequence ATGAGCCTGCCCGCGAACGCGCCGGTCGTGGTCGGGGTGGACGACTCCGTACAGGGGATGACGGCGGTGCGGCTGGCCGCCCACGAGGCGGCGGCACACCAACGGACGTTACGGATCGTGCACGCCTTCAACTGGGTGGCCGACCCGTCGACCCCGCTTGAGGGAGAGCTTCGTGGACCCGCCGAACGGCTTCTCAACGAGGCCGCCCACGCCGCGACGGAGGCCGAACCCGAACTCCGGCTCTCCTGCGCCCTGATCGAGGGACCGGCGCTCACCACCCTGCTGCGGGAGTCGGGCAGCGCCGCGATGATGGTCCTGGGCGACGGGGGGCTCTCCGGCCAGACCGCCGTACCGATCGACGCCCTGTCGGTGCAGGTCGCCGCCCGCGCCGGATGCAGTGTGCTGGTCGTACGCGAGAGTTCCCCACCGCCGGGGCCGGTGCTGGTCGGCATCGACTGCGGCGCCGGTACGACAAACGCCCTCGGCTTCGCGTTCGACTCCGCCTCCTGGCGCGACACCGAACTGGTCGCACTCCGGATCTGGGAGGCGGACGATCCGTCGGAGGAGCCGGACCCCTCGGTGGCCGAGGAACTCGACGGGGCGTTGGAACCCTGGCGGCAGAAGTACCCGGACGTACGGGTCGTCCCCCGGGTCCGCAGCGGCGACTCGAAGCAGATCCTGCTCGGCGAGTCGCACGCGGCCGAGGTCGTGGTGGTGAGCATGCGCGGGGAACAACCCTCGCGCAGCATGCTCGGGGCGCTCAGCCAGACCCTGCTCTACCACTCCCCCGCCCCGGTGGTCATCGTCCGGACCGCCCACGAGCTGTACGTGCAGGCCTGA
- a CDS encoding phosphoketolase family protein, with the protein MDTALDPHAPLTDDELRRLNAYWRAANYLTVGQIYLMTNPLLREPLTPDQIKPRLLGHWGTSPGLNLIYAHLNRTIVRRRLPMIFVTGPGHGGPAVVANTWLEGTYSERYPSVDRDEAGMERLFRQFSFPGGIPSHVSAEVPGSIHEGGELGYSLMHSYGAAFDNPDLIVACVIGDGEAETGPLAGSWLSNVFLNPARDGAVLPILHLNGYKIGNPAILDRIPQQDLLSVLHGYGYRPYVVAGDDPDRVHRELAATLDRALDEIATIQGRARSTGVVERPRWPMIVLRTPKGWTGPREVDGRRVEGTFRAHQVPLAGVRDNPEHLAQLERWLRGYRPEELFDATGSPVPEVCALVPEGDLRMSANPRTNGGEVLRDLVLPEYREYGVAVPEPGATATGATTPTGRWLRDVIVANPDRFRLFGPDEVASNKLDAVFEVTDRVFVADREPGDDHLSPDGRVMEVLSEHLCEGWLEGYLLTGRHGVFTSYEAFIHIVDSMVNQHAKWLKTTSDIPWRRPLASLNYLLSSHVWRQDHNGFSHQDPGFIDHVVNKKAEVVRVYLPPDANTLLSIMDHCLRSRHYINVVVAGKQPSPNWLSMDEAVLHCQRGLGIWGWASTDEGSEPDVVLACAGDVPTLETLAAADLLRRHLPDLRVRVVNVVDLMRLQSEVAHPHGLPDAQFDTIFTRNKPVIFAYHGYPALIHRLTYRRANHDNLHVRGYQEEGTTTTPFDMVMLNQLDRFHLVVDVIDRVPGLSARAAHLRQSMIDARQECQDYTRRYGEDAPRVAEWRWIGTRG; encoded by the coding sequence ATGGACACCGCGCTGGATCCGCACGCCCCGCTCACCGACGACGAGTTGCGTCGGCTGAACGCGTACTGGCGGGCGGCGAACTACCTGACCGTCGGCCAGATCTACCTGATGACCAACCCGCTGCTGCGGGAGCCGCTGACCCCGGACCAGATCAAGCCCCGGCTGCTCGGACACTGGGGCACCAGCCCCGGGCTGAACCTGATCTACGCGCATCTGAACCGGACCATCGTCCGGCGCCGGCTGCCGATGATCTTCGTGACCGGGCCGGGACACGGCGGCCCGGCGGTCGTGGCGAACACCTGGCTGGAGGGGACGTACAGCGAGCGGTACCCGTCGGTGGACCGGGACGAGGCCGGGATGGAACGGCTGTTCCGCCAGTTCTCCTTCCCCGGCGGCATCCCCAGCCACGTCTCCGCCGAGGTGCCGGGCTCGATCCACGAGGGCGGTGAACTCGGCTACTCCCTGATGCACAGCTACGGCGCCGCGTTCGACAATCCCGACCTGATAGTGGCCTGCGTGATCGGCGACGGCGAGGCGGAGACCGGGCCGCTCGCCGGGAGCTGGCTGTCGAACGTCTTCCTCAATCCGGCCAGGGACGGGGCCGTACTGCCGATCCTGCACCTCAACGGGTACAAGATCGGCAATCCGGCGATCCTCGACCGGATCCCCCAGCAGGACCTGCTCTCCGTGCTGCACGGCTACGGCTACCGCCCGTACGTGGTTGCCGGTGACGATCCGGACCGGGTGCACCGGGAACTCGCCGCCACCCTGGACCGGGCCCTGGACGAGATCGCCACCATCCAGGGCCGGGCCAGGAGCACCGGCGTGGTCGAACGTCCCCGCTGGCCGATGATCGTGCTCCGTACGCCCAAGGGTTGGACCGGACCGCGCGAGGTCGACGGACGCCGGGTCGAGGGGACCTTCCGCGCCCACCAGGTCCCGCTGGCCGGGGTACGGGACAACCCGGAGCACCTGGCCCAGTTGGAGCGGTGGCTGCGCGGCTACCGCCCCGAGGAGCTGTTCGACGCCACCGGTTCACCCGTACCCGAGGTGTGTGCCCTGGTGCCCGAGGGCGACCTGCGGATGAGCGCGAACCCGCGTACCAATGGTGGCGAGGTGCTGCGCGACCTGGTGCTGCCCGAATACCGCGAGTACGGCGTGGCCGTGCCGGAGCCCGGCGCCACCGCGACCGGCGCGACCACCCCGACCGGCCGGTGGCTGCGTGACGTGATCGTGGCCAACCCGGACCGGTTCCGGCTCTTCGGCCCGGACGAGGTGGCCTCCAACAAGCTGGACGCGGTCTTCGAGGTCACCGACCGGGTCTTCGTCGCCGACCGGGAGCCCGGTGACGACCACCTCTCCCCCGACGGCCGGGTGATGGAGGTGCTCTCCGAACACCTCTGCGAGGGCTGGCTGGAGGGTTACCTGCTCACCGGCCGGCACGGCGTCTTCACCAGCTACGAGGCGTTCATCCACATCGTCGACTCGATGGTCAACCAGCACGCGAAGTGGCTCAAGACGACCAGCGACATCCCCTGGCGCCGGCCGCTGGCATCGCTGAACTACCTGCTCTCCAGCCATGTCTGGCGGCAGGACCACAACGGCTTCTCGCACCAGGATCCGGGTTTCATCGACCACGTGGTGAACAAGAAGGCCGAGGTGGTCCGGGTCTACCTGCCGCCGGACGCGAACACTCTGCTGTCCATCATGGACCACTGCCTGCGCAGCCGGCACTACATCAACGTGGTGGTCGCCGGGAAGCAGCCCAGCCCGAACTGGCTGTCGATGGACGAGGCGGTCCTGCACTGCCAGCGCGGGCTGGGGATCTGGGGCTGGGCCAGCACCGACGAGGGGTCCGAGCCGGACGTGGTGCTGGCCTGCGCCGGTGACGTACCGACCCTGGAGACGCTGGCCGCCGCCGACCTGCTCCGGCGGCACCTGCCCGACCTGCGGGTACGGGTGGTGAACGTGGTCGACCTGATGCGCCTGCAGTCCGAGGTCGCCCATCCGCACGGCCTGCCCGACGCCCAGTTCGACACCATCTTCACCCGGAACAAGCCGGTGATCTTCGCGTACCACGGTTATCCGGCGCTGATCCACCGGCTGACCTACCGCCGGGCCAACCACGACAACCTGCACGTACGCGGCTATCAGGAGGAGGGGACCACCACCACGCCGTTCGACATGGTGATGCTCAACCAGCTCGACCGGTTCCACCTGGTGGTCGACGTGATCGACCGGGTACCCGGCCTCTCCGCCCGAGCGGCGCACCTGCGCCAGTCCATGATCGACGCCCGGCAGGAGTGCCAGGACTACACCCGCCGCTACGGCGAGGACGCCCCACGGGTGGCCGAGTGGCGCTGGATCGGCACCCGCGGTTGA